A part of Doryrhamphus excisus isolate RoL2022-K1 chromosome 8, RoL_Dexc_1.0, whole genome shotgun sequence genomic DNA contains:
- the kcnj13 gene encoding inward rectifier potassium channel 13, translating to MTSKSNSIVLGGKALSSPLLSPPNRQRLVTKDGRCTLRPPPRPSGSWLGASSHRAWLLAVHDMWGQLVGLRWRWVLLAFCASFVAHWLLFACLWYLLAHINGDLDVLDHDAPPQGHVVCVKHITSFTAAFSFSLETQLTIGYGTMFPSGDCPSAIALLAVQMLLGLMLEAFITGAFVAKISCPQKRAGAIQFSPQAVVGQHQGQTCLMLRAANLLRRPLVDVKVSAVLYEENDGQALHQTSVDFFADHLGQQPCPFFIFPLTFFHPLDRRSPLYPALHEDTSSQFELVVFLSASQEGTGDTCQKRTSYLRQEIQFDRRFVPALAFDAHGRYMMSNHHFDTTHSKEPLDKDCVVQINGDGSDRME from the exons ATGACAAGCAAATCCAACAGTATAGTTCTGGGTGGCAAGGCGTTGTCCTCCCCTCTTCTGTCCCCCCCAAACCGCCAACGTCTGGTCACCAAAGATGGACGTTGCACGCTCCGCCCTCCCCCGCGTCCCTCGGGCTCATGGCTCGGAGCGTCGAGCCACCGGGCCTGGCTGCTGGCCGTCCACGACATGTGGGGACAGTTGGTGGGTCTGCGCTGGAGATGGGTTCTCTTGGCCTTCTGCGCATCCTTTGTGGCGCACTGGCTTCTTTTCGCGTGTCTGTGGTACTTGCTGGCCCACATCAATGGAGATCTGGACGTGCTGGATCACGACGCGCCTCCGCAGGGCCACGTGGTCTGCGTGAAGCACATCACCAGCTTCACCGCCGCCTTCTCCTTCTCCCTTGAGACGCAGCTCACCATCGGCTACGGCACCATGTTCCCCAGCGGGGACTGTCCCAGTGCCATCGCTCTGTTGGCCGTGCAAATGCTGCTGGGGCTCATGCTGGAGGCGTTCATCACAG GTGCATTTGTGGCCAAGATTTCCTGTCCCCAGAAGCGAGCCGGGGCCATCCAGTTCAGCCCCCAGGCCGTGGTGGGCCAACACCAGGGCCAAACGTGCCTCATGCTGCGAGCGGCAAATCTGCTGAGGCGCCCCCTGGTGGACGTGAAGGTGAGTGCCGTTCTCTACGAGGAGAACGACGGTCAAGCCCTGCACCAAACCTCCGTGGACTTCTTCGCGGATCATCTGGGCCAACAGCCTTGTCCCTTCTTCATCTTCCCACTCACCTTCTTCCATCCGCTGGACCGCCGCAGTCCGCTCTACCCGGCCCTGCATGAGGACACGTCCAGTCAGTTTGAGCTGGTGGTGTTCCTCTCGGCCTCGCAGGAGGGAACGGGCGATACCTGTCAGAAGCGGACCTCCTACCTTCGCCAGGAAATCCAGTTCGACCGGCGCTTTGTGCCCGCCTTAGCGTTTGATGCCCACGGGAGGTACATGATGAGCAACCATCACTTCGACACGACGCACTCCAAGGAACCTCTAGACAAGGACTGTGTGGTGCAGATCAATGGTGACGGTAGCGACAGGATGGAGTGA